In one window of Sinorhizobium chiapasense DNA:
- a CDS encoding LysR family transcriptional regulator, with the protein MELHQLSYFVAVAEELHFGRAAALVCIAQPALSNQVQALEKEIGVQLFTRTTRRVALTRAGEVFYDRCIRILSDVDLSAEVARSVAGKRMKQIKIGTVYPATIGVLPAFLARIARKYPEIQLHIASGTTNDIIRNLENGQINLGFIRPVENIGSLRFFSIAHERYLLAVEKSSPLAVRSEIGIEDLRDQKIISFSRANLSYTERYFSEKFEEHDLTKNIAYTCDDTFSLVSLVSAGLGIGFAPEWTEGMPNRNFELRKVRGVDFRIGLGVAWNKEDPTAGRDDIIDIARSLVRPGR; encoded by the coding sequence ATGGAGCTGCACCAGCTGAGCTATTTCGTTGCAGTGGCCGAGGAGCTGCATTTCGGTCGGGCGGCGGCACTGGTGTGTATTGCCCAGCCGGCGTTGAGCAACCAGGTTCAGGCGCTGGAGAAGGAGATCGGCGTGCAACTGTTCACCCGGACGACACGGCGGGTAGCGCTGACGAGGGCAGGGGAGGTGTTCTACGATCGCTGTATCCGGATCTTGAGCGACGTCGATCTGTCGGCCGAAGTGGCGCGCTCGGTTGCCGGCAAAAGGATGAAGCAGATCAAGATCGGCACCGTCTATCCGGCGACGATTGGCGTGCTGCCGGCGTTCCTTGCCCGCATTGCCCGCAAGTACCCGGAGATCCAGCTGCATATTGCGAGCGGCACCACCAACGACATCATCCGCAACCTTGAGAACGGCCAGATCAATCTCGGCTTTATAAGACCGGTCGAGAACATCGGAAGCTTGCGGTTCTTCTCGATCGCCCATGAGCGCTATCTGCTGGCGGTGGAAAAGAGCAGTCCGCTTGCGGTTCGCAGCGAGATCGGCATCGAGGATCTGCGGGACCAGAAGATCATCTCCTTTTCTCGAGCGAACCTCTCCTACACCGAGCGCTATTTTTCGGAGAAGTTCGAAGAGCACGACCTGACGAAGAACATTGCCTATACCTGCGACGACACCTTCTCGCTGGTCTCCCTGGTCTCCGCCGGCCTCGGCATCGGCTTTGCGCCGGAATGGACTGAGGGCATGCCGAACCGCAATTTCGAACTGAGGAAGGTGAGGGGCGTCGACTTCCGCATCGGCCTCGGGGTCGCCTGGAACAAGGAGGACCCGACTGCCGGCCGTGACGACATCATCGATATTGCCCGGTCACTTGTGAGACCGGGAAGGTGA
- a CDS encoding helix-turn-helix domain-containing protein: MDVRQLVALNLRRLRVAREISQDDLALAAGIERSYAGHLERGSKNPTIITLDKLTVALQCHISELFAELPAGTTEIGPLKSGRRSSKPRKSR; this comes from the coding sequence ATGGACGTACGGCAGCTGGTTGCATTGAATCTTCGGCGCTTGAGGGTGGCGAGGGAGATATCGCAAGACGACTTGGCACTTGCGGCCGGGATAGAGCGGTCTTACGCCGGTCACTTGGAACGCGGCAGCAAAAATCCCACCATTATTACGCTAGATAAGCTTACGGTGGCTCTGCAATGTCATATTTCCGAGCTGTTCGCAGAGTTGCCGGCTGGAACAACGGAGATCGGGCCCCTCAAGAGTGGCCGAAGAAGTTCCAAGCCTAGAAAATCAAGGTAA
- the hutC gene encoding histidine utilization repressor: MTAAERKNERAAFEDGPVPRYEAVKLFIRSRIENGEWPANHRIPSENEIVTDFGVSRMTANRALRELANEGAITRVQGVGSFVAPQKGSTALLEVRNIADEIRERGHTHTSRITLMKQEDATPEIGYALGVATGARVFHSIMVHFENGLPIQIEDRFVNPAICPRYMEQDFTAMTPNAYLTAIAPITRTEQIVEAVSPRPWERKLLGIGRNEPCLMIRRRTWSDTANVTTAHLLYPGTRYRLEGISK; this comes from the coding sequence ATGACGGCAGCGGAGCGTAAGAACGAGAGGGCCGCGTTTGAAGACGGACCGGTGCCGCGCTATGAGGCGGTCAAGCTTTTTATCCGTAGCCGCATCGAAAATGGTGAATGGCCGGCGAACCATCGCATCCCATCGGAGAATGAGATCGTCACCGACTTTGGCGTCAGCCGTATGACCGCCAACCGGGCGCTGCGGGAACTCGCCAACGAGGGGGCGATCACGCGAGTGCAGGGGGTCGGCTCCTTCGTTGCTCCGCAAAAGGGCAGCACGGCGTTGCTCGAGGTCCGCAACATCGCCGACGAGATCCGCGAGCGCGGACATACGCACACATCCCGCATTACGCTGATGAAGCAAGAGGACGCTACGCCGGAGATCGGTTATGCCCTGGGGGTTGCCACCGGCGCGCGCGTCTTCCATTCGATCATGGTTCACTTCGAGAACGGGCTTCCGATTCAGATCGAGGATCGTTTTGTAAATCCGGCGATCTGCCCCCGCTACATGGAACAGGACTTCACCGCAATGACGCCGAACGCCTATCTAACAGCGATCGCGCCCATTACCCGGACGGAACAGATCGTTGAGGCAGTCTCGCCGCGGCCCTGGGAACGCAAGCTGCTCGGCATTGGCCGGAATGAGCCCTGTCTCATGATCAGGCGCCGCACATGGTCCGACACGGCGAACGTGACGACAGCACATCTCCTTTACCCAGGAACGCGATACCGCCTTGAGGGCATCTCGAAATAA